One part of the Streptomyces ferrugineus genome encodes these proteins:
- the chpH gene encoding chaplin ChpH → MIKKVVAAAAATGGLVLAGAGLAVADSGAQGAAVHSPGILSGNVVQAPIHVPVNVCGNTVSVVGLLNPAFGNTCINK, encoded by the coding sequence ATGATCAAGAAGGTCGTCGCTGCTGCGGCTGCCACCGGTGGGCTGGTTCTCGCGGGCGCGGGCCTGGCCGTTGCCGACTCCGGTGCCCAGGGTGCCGCGGTGCACTCCCCGGGCATCCTGTCCGGCAACGTCGTTCAGGCGCCGATTCACGTCCCCGTGAACGTCTGCGGCAACACGGTCTCCGTGGTCGGTCTGCTGAACCCCGCCTTCGGCAACACCTGCATCAACAAGTGA
- a CDS encoding chaplin, with product MRQVTRKGLMTVAAATGVIAAAGGTAHATGAGADGSSSNSPGVLSGNTVQAPVHVPVNVCGNTVNVVGVLNPAIGNSCTNQGGGSHGGGGASSDGHASDSPGIGSGNHVEAPVHVPVNVCGNSVDVIGIGNRSTGNDCANGGDGGGHTPPGGGQETPPGEPGNPGNPGSPGEPGHPGTPENPGNPGNPGSPENPVEPANPGSPSTPPGMGGVTPGGGASHANHPGTHFVTQPEGEAQLARTGSDLPMGLVLPVGAGALLAGAVLYRKARPSQ from the coding sequence ATGCGACAGGTCACCCGCAAGGGCCTGATGACCGTGGCGGCCGCGACCGGAGTCATCGCCGCCGCGGGCGGCACGGCCCACGCGACCGGCGCGGGAGCGGACGGCTCCAGTTCGAACTCGCCCGGCGTGCTGTCGGGCAACACGGTGCAGGCGCCGGTACACGTGCCGGTCAACGTCTGCGGCAACACCGTCAACGTCGTCGGGGTGCTCAACCCGGCGATCGGCAACAGCTGCACCAATCAGGGCGGCGGCTCCCACGGCGGGGGCGGCGCGTCGTCCGACGGTCACGCCAGTGACTCGCCCGGCATCGGCTCCGGCAACCACGTCGAGGCGCCGGTGCATGTGCCGGTCAACGTCTGCGGCAACAGCGTCGACGTCATCGGCATCGGCAACCGCAGCACGGGCAACGACTGCGCCAACGGCGGCGACGGCGGGGGCCACACCCCGCCGGGCGGCGGCCAGGAGACCCCGCCGGGGGAGCCGGGCAACCCCGGGAACCCCGGCAGCCCGGGGGAGCCGGGCCATCCCGGTACCCCTGAGAACCCCGGCAACCCTGGAAACCCCGGCAGCCCGGAGAACCCCGTCGAGCCCGCCAACCCCGGATCCCCGAGCACGCCGCCCGGCATGGGCGGCGTGACACCGGGCGGCGGCGCCTCGCACGCGAACCACCCGGGCACCCACTTCGTCACCCAGCCCGAGGGCGAGGCACAGCTCGCCCGGACCGGCAGTGACCTGCCGATGGGCCTCGTGCTGCCGGTCGGCGCGGGGGCGCTGCTGGCGGGTGCCGTGCTGTACCGCAAGGCACGGCCCTCGCAGTAG